The following proteins are co-located in the Tripterygium wilfordii isolate XIE 37 chromosome 2, ASM1340144v1, whole genome shotgun sequence genome:
- the LOC120012410 gene encoding xyloglucan endotransglucosylase/hydrolase protein 31-like, which produces MAIIQTYSLMKFMASLLIIVFVFFLKAPSIGAQGPPSPGYSPSSRVSTVGFDQGFRNLWGLQHQRLDQTQLTIWLDSSSGSGFKSLQLYRSGYFGAAMKLQPGYTAGVITSLYLSNNEEHPGNHDEIDIEFLGTTPDKPYTLQTNVYIRGSGDANIIGREMKFHLWFDPTQDFHNYAMIWNPNEIIFFVDDVPIRRYPRKSDDTFPIRPLWVYGSIWDASSWATEEGKYKADYTYQPFIGKYKNFKLGGCTADGSASCRPPSASPSGLVGLSQEQRSAMEWVQRNYLVYNYCSDPKRDHAQTPEC; this is translated from the exons ATGGCCATAATTCAGACATACAGTCTCATGAAATTCATGGCTTCCCTTCTcataattgtttttgttttttttcttaaggCCCCTTCAATTGGTGCACAGGGTCCACCTTCACCTGGGTACAGCCCCAGCTCCAGAGTTAGTACCGTGGGGTTTGATCAAGGATTCAGAAACTTATGGGGTCTTCAGCATCAGAGACTAGACCAAACCCAACTCACAATTTGGCTTGACAGCAGTTCAG GGAGTGGGTTCAAGTCACTTCAGCTGTATCGTTCTGGGTATTTTGGTGCTGCAATGAAGCTTCAACCTGGTTATACTGCAGGAGTAATTACATCTCTCTAC CTTTCGAACAACGAAGAACATCCAGGAAATCACGATGAAATCGACATAGAGTTTCTAGGCACAACTCCTGATAAGCCTTACACTTTGCAGACAAATGTGTACATCAGAGGAAGTGGCGATGCTAATATAATTGGTAGAGAAATGAAGTTCCATCTATGGTTCGATCCAACACAAGATTTTCATAACTATGCTATGATATGGAACCCCAATGAAATCAT ATTTTTTGTGGATGATGTGCCAATCAGGAGGTATCCAAGAAAAAGTGATGATACATTCCCCATAAGACCATTGTGGGTGTATGGATCAATTTGGGATGCATCATCGTGGGCCACAGAGGAAGGAAAATACAAAGCCGATTATACATACCAACCTTTCATTGGTAAGTACAAGAATTTCAAACTAGGTGGTTGCACTGCCGATGGTTCTGCCTCATGCCGTCCTCCCTCTGCCTCACCGTCCGGCTTGGTAGGCCTAAGCCAAGAACAACGCTCGGCCATGGAATGGGTGCAGAGGAACTACTTGGTGTATAATTATTGCTCGGATCCTAAGAGAGACCATGCTCAGACACCAGAGTGTTAA